The following DNA comes from Alienimonas californiensis.
CTGGCGGAACGGGGCGGTCGACTCGCAGGCCTACTGGCGGCCGCCGTACGCGGGGAACGCCTGCGTGGACGGACCCTTCCACACGCCCCTGTCGGGGGTGACGGCCCCGGAGGACTGGCTGGAACACACGCGGCAACGCGTGGAGGAGGCCGTGCGGCTGCGGTTGCGGAGCGACGTGCCGCTGGGGGCGTTTCTCTCCGGCGGGGTGGACAGCACGGTGATCTGCGCCGTGGCCCAGAAGCTGTTGCGGGAGGCCGGCGCCGGGCCGCTGAAGACCTTCAGCATCGGCTTTGCGGAGAAGCGTTACGACGAATCGGACTTCGCCCGCACTGCCGCGGACACGCTGGGGACGGACCATCACGAGTTCCGCGTCACGCCGGACGCCGTCGCGGCGCTGCCGCGGTTGGCGTGGCACTTCGACGAACCGTTCGGCGATTCCTCCGCGATCCCCACGCTCGCCCTGTCCGAGCACACGCGGGAGCACGTGACGGTCGCCCTCTCCGGCGACGGCGGCGACGAATTGTTCTGCGGCTACGAACGCTACGACGCCGTCCGGCTCGCCGCCCGGCTCGACCGCCTGGGGCCGCTCAAAGCGTTGGTCGCCGCCCCGCTCTGGCAGCGCCTGCCTGCAGGCGTGGAGCAGAAGGGGGTGATGCGACGGGCGAAACGGTTCGCGGCGGAACTGGCCAAGTCGCCGCAGGAACGCTATCTCCGCTGGATCGGCATCTTCGACCGGGAGACGAGGGACGAGCTGTACACGCCGGAGTTCCGAGCCCGCATCGACCAAGACGCCGCCGGCGACCTGCGGGACGCCTTCGCAGCGTGCGGCTGCGACGACGGGACGGTCGACGGAGAGGTGCGGGCGGCGACCTGCGTGGACCTGCTCACCTATTTGCCGGGGGACATTCTCGTCAAAGTCGATCGGGCCAGCATGGCGGTCGGGTTGGAGGCCCGCAGCCCGCTGCTGGACCACCGCGTCGCCGAACTCGCCGCGGAGATGCCCCAGTCGGTGAAAGTTCGCGGCGGCCGGGCGAAGTGGCCGCTGAAAGCGGCGGCGTGGTCGGACGACTTCGCGAAACTGCCGCAGGGCTTTCTGGATCGGAAGAAGACCGGCTTCGGAGTGCCGCTGGGGCCGTGGTTTCGCGGCGAACTGCGGCCGTTGCTGGACCGGGCGCTGCTGAGCGACCGCGCCCTCGCCCGCGGCTGGTTCCGACCCGAGGCGGTGCGACGCCTGATCGAGGACCACGCCGCCGGCCGCTGGGATCACTCGGCTCGGCTGTGGTGCCTGCTGATGCTGGAACTGTGGTGCCGGACTTGGCTCGACCCGGCCACGGCCCCCACCGCGGCCCCGTCGACGCTGGACGAGTTGCTCTGACGCCCGGCCTCGGCTCGCGCCTCGGGCGACCGATTTGCCACGATCAGAACAGCGAAAGGCTTAAACCGTTGCTGCGCCACACCGGCTGCGGGGTGCTGCGGGCCCGGCCGAACAGGCGGACCTGCTCCGCCCGGCCCCAGACCGGGGGCACGCGCGGCAGCGTCCCCTCGCCCTCGGGCCGAAACGACCGCCAGCCGGCGAAGACGCGTTCCCACGCCTCCCTGCGGCGAGACCGACGGATGTGAATCGGGTCGAAGCCGTACCACTCCGCCGGCGGTTCGAGCGACGCGACGGAGCGGCTCTCGGCCAGCGCCGAGAGTCGCTCGTGCAGTTCGTCGGCCCGCCGCCGCATTTCGTCCCAGGGCAGCGGGTCGCGGCTGGGGAACAGCAGGCCGCGGGCGGTGTGGTACTGCCACGCCGGCAGGGCGGCGGCCCGACGGCTGGGGGGCAGCGTCAGCGCCACCTCCGCCCCGGGTCCGAGGCGATCGAGGCAGGCGGCGACCCAGCCGACAAGCGTCGCCGGCGGGTGGCCGTACAGCAGATCGTTGCCGATGTCCGTCAGGCAGACCAGCGGCGGGGGGCCGGGCGGCCGGTTGGCGTAGGCCGGCCAGGCGCCGCACCGCAGCAGTCCGGGCAGACTGCGTCCGAACGTGAGCGTGCGATCCGCGTAGCTCCGGCCGTGCCCGGCCGCGATCAGCACGTTCAGATCGCCCTCCAACCCGCCCCGCAGGCTCCGCAGGATCGGTCGCAGGCCCAGCGAGACGTTGCTCGCCCCCATCAGCAACACCGTGCGGACCGGGGCCTCGGGGGATTCGTCGCGGGGGGGCGGTTGCGGCATCGGGGTACGGAACCGCCGAACGGTCCGAGGTGCAAGGCGCGAGCGTCTCGCGGCAGCCGAGGCGATCAGGGACCGATCAGGTCGTCACCAGGCCGTCGTCAGGCCGTCAGCTTCCGGCGGCGCCGACGGCGGTCCTGGTCGTGCATGAACTCGTCGCCGTCCTCGCTCTCGGTCAGCAGTCGGCCGGAGAACAGGCGGTAGAACAGCAGCAGGGTGAAGGCGCCGGCGATGCCCGCCCCGAAGCCGACCGGGCTGATCGGCGTGATGGGGCCGTGCCGGCGGCCCATCTGCTCCAAGATGAAGATGAGGACGCCGCAGCCGATCACGCTGCCGGCGATGCCCATCAGCGTGGTGGCGATCGCCCCGCCGGGGTCGCGGCCGGGCATCACCGCTTTGGCGCATAGGCCGACGATCGTTCCGAAACCCACCCACAGCAGAAATTCGTGGGCCGCGGCACTGAACACCCCGCGGAACTGTTCGAAGTCCATCGATCGCTCGTCGGGTGCGGGGGGAAAGTACGGTCCAGCCCGCTTCATCGGCGCCGACGGCCGGCCGTCTCCGCCCCCGATTGCGATTCGCCGCGCGCCACGGCTTCAATCCGCCGTGCCCCTGCTCGCCCCCGTCCCCGCCGAACCGGGCGCCCCCGCCGATCGGGGGGCCGACCGGGCCGAGCCCCGACGGCCGGCCGTGGCGATCGCGGCGGCCCTGGCGGCGGGGGTCTGCCTCGACCGTGGCCTCGCACCGCTGATTGCGCTGCCGCTGGCGGTCGGCGCCGCGGCCGCCCTGCTGGGGCTGGCGGCGCCGGCCGTGCGGCGGGCGGCCCTGCTGGTCGCCCTCGTCGCGGTGGGCGCCGCCGCCCACCATGTGCAGTGGCGGGCCGTCGCGGCGACTGACGTGTCCCGGCGGGTGGGGGACGACGTGATCCTCGCCCGGCTCACCGGCGTGCTGATGGCCGATCCGCGGGAGTACGAGGACCCGAACCGCCCCTCCTGGGAGGACGCCCGTCGCTCCGTCGCGGAGGTGCGGTGCGAAAGGCTGGACGGCGAGGACGGCCCGGTCGCGTGCAGCGGGCGGATTCGGCTGTACGCCGCCGGGTCGCTGGGGGACCTTGGCGCCGGGGATCGGATCCGGGCGCTCGGCTGGCTGGGGCCGGTGCAGGGGCCGTCGAACCCCGGCGAGTGGGATCGTCGGGCGGCCCTGCGGCGGGAGGGAATTCGCTGCGAGATGTCCGCCGACGCCGGCACCGTCGAACGGCTGGCGGAGGGTTGGAACCTCTCGGCGCCGCTGGACTGGCTCCGCGGCCGCTGCGCCCGGCGGATCGACCGCCTGATGCCCGAACGGGCCGCCGCGGCGGCGAAGGCCCTCCTGCTGGGCGATCGCACTGACCTCACGCGCGACGATCGCCGCCGTTTCATGGCGAGCGGGGCGATGCACCTGTTGGCGATCAGCGGACTGCACGTCGGTCTGCTGGCGGCGTTCGCCGCGGGACTCTGCCGATTGGCAGGCTTCGGGGCAGGGCCGACGGCAGTGTTGTGCGTGGCGGCGGTCGTCGGCTTCGCCCTGCTGGCGGAGTTCCGCCCGCCGGTGCTGCGGGCCGTCCTGTTCGTGATGCTGGCGGCGACGGCGTGGGCCGCCCGGCGGACGCTGGATTTGTTCAACACCCTGTGCGCCGCCGCCGCGGTCGTGCTGCTGGTCACGCCGGCGTCGCTGTTCGAGCCCGGCACGCAGCTGTCGTTCGTCGCCGTGGCGGGGCTGGAGTGGGGCCGCCGCGTCTTCGCCGCCCGCCCGCCGTGGTGGCCGGCGGGGCGACTGCAATGGGGGGAGCGACTGTGGGACGGTTACCGCCTCACGGCCGGCATCGCCGTGTGGACGGCGCCGCTGGTGGCGGCGAACTTCGGCCTCGTCTCGGTCGTCGGCTACGCCCTGAACATCCTGCTCCTGCCGGCGTTCGGGGCGCTGCTCGGGCTGGGATTCGTGACGCTCGGGCTGCTGATCGTCGTCCCGCCGCTGGCGACGTGGCCGGGCGTGGCGTTCGGCGTGGGCCTCACGGCGCTGCTGTGGATCGTGGACGCCGCCGCGGCCCTGCCCGGCGGGCACTTCGCCGTCCCGCCGCCCCCGCCGTGGTGGCTGGCGGGCTGGTACGCCGGGCTGCTGGGCTCGTTGCTCCTCCCGATCCGGCGGATTCGAACCGCCGCCGGTCGCGGAGCGCTGTTAGCGGCCGGAACCCTCTGGGCGATCGCCCTGTCGGCGGCGCCCGGCGATCTGCCGGAGGGCGCATTGCGGGTCACGGCTCTCGACGTCGGCCACGGCTCGGCGACGCTGATCGAACTCCCGGACGGCCGGACGCTGCTCTACGACTGCGGCAGCCTGTCCGGCGGCGAGCGCGCCGCAGACGCCGTCGCCGCCGGCCTGCGGGCGCGGGGCCGCACGCGACTGGACGAAATCGTCATCTCGCACGCGGACATGGACCACTTCAACGGCCTGCCCGAATTGCTCACCGGCGCCGCCTGGGGCGGCGTGCGGATCGGGGGGCTGTCCGTCGGGCCGCACTTTCTGGCGTCGGGGCAGGAGGACGCCCGGGCAGCCTTGGAGGCCGCGGACGCCCTGCCGCTCGCCCGGCTCGCCCGCGGTCTGACCCGGACCGCCGGCGGGGCGACGCTCACGGTCCTGCATCCGGGGGCGACGCTGGACCCGGAGGCGTCGGACAACGATCGCAGCGTCGTGATCCTGATCGAGTACGCCGACCGCCGCCTCCTGCTGACCGGCGATCTGGAGGGCGAGCCGCAACGGGAACTCGTCGAGCGCTTCGTGCAGCGGTACGGGGCGGGCGTCGATTTGCTGCTGGCTCCGCACCACGGCGGGCGGCGAGCGAACCCGGCGACGCTGGCGGAGGCGCTTCAGCCGCGGATCGTCGTCGCCAGCGGCGCCCAGCACGCCGACCCGGTGTTTCTTCGCAGCGTCTATCCTCGCTCGACCCTCTTTCTCACCTCCGAGAGCGGCGCCGTGACCGTCACGGTGACGCCGGAGGGGACGCTGGAGGCGACGCCGTTTCTCCCGACGGACCCGGCGGCGAGGCCGCCCCGGTGATGATCGCCGGTGAGGAAGCGGAGGAGGGCGGCTCCGCGGCTCCCTCGTGCCCGGCCTCCGCCGGATCCAGGTCCGGAAGTTTCGGGGCGCGAATCAATTCTTCGTGAGCCCGCGTGCGCACGGCTTCGATCCGATACGCCGCCGCGGCGCCGTCCGCCCGCTCCACCGCCCGCTCAAAGGTGTCAAAGGCGTCGACGAGCGTCGTCCCCGTCGACCCGGCGATGGCGTGCTCCAGCTTGCCGAGGGCCGCCGGCAGATCGCCCTTGAGGATCTCCGCCCAACCGGCCGCGCTGGCTTCGACCGCAACTGTCAAGTGGCCCAGTTGGGCCCGATCCTTCATCCGATGATTGGCAGAGAGGACGGGGTAACGACGTTGCCGCACGGCGGTCTTCATCGTGGGGCCGCCCGGAGCGGGGGGCAGTGCGAAGCGGTCCAGCGAGGTGAGGGACGCCTGCTTTTTCTCCGCCTCCGCTTCCGCCCGCCGCAGCCCGGCGCTGGCCTTCGGGAAGTCCGGCCGGATTCGCAACGCCTCGCGGAAGGCGTCGGCGGCGGCGCGGGCGCGGCCGAGATCCAGCAGCGTGTTCCCGAGGTTCTGGTGGGCTTCCGCGAAGGCCGGGTCCAGCCGCACCGCCTCCCGGTAGGCCTCGGCCGCCAGTTTGTTGCGGTTCAGTTTCCGCCGGGCGATACCGAGGTTGTAGAAGCCCTCGGCGATGTTGTGATCCAGCGAAATCGCCTTCTGCAGGACCCGTTCGGCCTGCTTGTGGTCGCCGGTCCGGTTGTGGATCGCCCCGATATTGACGAGCGCCCGGGCGTGGGCGGGGGTCAGCCGCGTGACCTTCTCGAAGAGTTCAATCGCCCGGTCGAGCCGGCCGGCGGCGAAGACGGCCCCGCCGGCCGCCATGTGCAGTTCCACGTCCATGGGAGCCGCCGCCGCCGCCTGCTCGTAGGCGTCCGCCGCCTCCTCACGCTGTCCCGCGGCGGCGTGGGCCCGGGCGACGGCCGAGAGATCAGTGGCGGGCGGAGCAGACATCAGGGGCGTCCGATGTGAAGAACCTGCGGACGCGCAGCCTAGGCCGCGGGAACCCCGCACGGAAGCACACACCGGCCCTCGACCTCCCGGCGGGCGTCGCCCGCGGGTTCAGCGGGGCAGTCCGGCCGGGAACGGCGGCGCCGAACCGGGAGGAGCGTTCAAGGAGGAGGCGCCGCCGGCGTCCGCCGATCCGGAGACGGCCCGCACCGCGCGCTTGCTGAGGGCTTCCAGTTCGCGGCGGCGTTCCTCGATCTCCGCGTCGATCCCCTGATAGAACAGGACGTAGGTCACGTCCGCCTCGCGGAACGCCCGCACCCGGGCGGAGACCGTCCTATCGAGGCAGAAGAATGCCGCGTCCAGCCCCGCCTCGCCCCCGGCCAGCGGAGCGGTCGCGAGGGCTTCGCTTTCGAAATCTTCGTACTCCTCCCGCAGCCCGGCGACGGCGCTGTCCACCGCATCAGCGGGATCCGGCCCGCCGGGCAGAGCGGTGAACGTCCAGAAACAGGTGTCCGGGCTGGTGAGCGTCAGCGTCCCGCCGTCGCGTTCCGCGGTCCAGCCGTCGGGAACGGGGACTGGCGGGGCGGAGGGCGAACCGGGGGGCGTGTCCTCGAGACTCATCGGCGGGGCGGGCGTGAGGGGCGGGGGCGAGCGATTCTAACGCCCCGCCGCCGCGAACCGTCGCGCCAACGCCCGGCCGGTCGGCGTTTCCCGCTGCGCGATCTCCCGCGGACTCCCCTCCGCGACCAGATCCCCGCCGGCCGGCCCGGCCCCCGGACCCAGTTCCACGACATGATCGCAGCGGACGATCAGATCCAGATCGTGCTCCACGCACAGTACGGTGTGCCCCCGCTCGACCAGCCGGGCCAGCAGGTCCGTCAGCGGGGCCACGTCCAGCGGGTGCAGGCCGGCCGTCGGTTCGTCGAGGAGGAACAGCGTCGGGGTCGCTCCCGGATCGGCCAGGGCGGCGGCGAGGCGAACCCGCTGCGACTCCCCGCCGGACAGCGTGTCCGCCGGTTGCCCGAGCGGCAGGTAGCTCAGCCCCACCTCCACAAACGTGTTCAGCACCCGGGCGATCGGGGTGACGTCCGTGAACAGCGGCGCCGCCTCGCCGGCCCGCAGCGCCAGCAGGTCCGCCGCCGTCCGGCCCTTCCAACGCACCGCGAGCGTCTGCGGGTTGAACCGAGCGCCCCGACAGGTCGGGCAGACCGTGATCGAGGCGGGGAGGAAGTCCATCTTGAGCGTCCGAAAGCCCCGGCCCCGGCAGTCGGGGCATTGGCCGGCCCGGTTGGCGGGGCTGAAGCGGCTCGCGGAGAAGCCGAGGCGTCGGGCGTCGCGGGTGCGAGCCAGCAGCTTGCGGATCTCCGTCCACACGCCGCTCGCCGTGGCCGGGCAACTGCGGGAGGAACCGCCCAGCCGCGACTGATCCACCTCCGCCAATCGCCCGATCGGCTCCAGCCCGCTCAGCACCCCGTAGAACGCCGTCGGCGGCGGGGAGGCCGTCGGCGACAGAGCCGCGCGCACCGCCGGCGCCAGCAATCCGGCGATCAGGGACGACTTCCCAGACCCACTCACCCCCGTCACCGCCGTCAGCCGCCCGTGGGGCACCCGCAGCGTAACGCCCCACAGGGAGTTCAACCGGGCGTCCGTGAGAGTCAACCACGAGTCGGCGTCTGCACCCGACTCTTTGGTGGGAGTCAATGTCTCCGCGGAGAGGGCGCGGGCGGTGGGCGACATGCCGCGGGCGACGACCTCCGCCGGCGGGCCGGCGTCGCAGACGGTCCCGCCGTCGGCGCCGGCTCCGGGTCCGAGGTCGATCAGCCGGTCCGCCCGCCGGATCAGGTCCGGGTCGTGCTCGACGAGAAGCACGGTGTTCCCGGCGTCCCGCAGGTCGGTCAGCACGTCCCACAGGCGGTCGGCGTCGGCGGGGTGCAGGCCCACGGTGGGCTCGTCCAGCACGAAGCAGGCGCCCGTCGTCCGTTCGCCCACCGCCCCGGCGAGTCGCGCCCGCCGGTACTCCCCGCCGGAGAGCGTGTCCGCCCGCCGGTCGAGTCCGAGGTAGCCGAGCCCCACTCGCCGCAGGCCGTCCAACAGGCTGCGCACGTCCGGCAACAGGCGTTCGGCGACCCCGGCCCCGCCGGCGGAGAGCGACGCGTCTCCCGCTTCGACCCGCTCCGCCAGTTCCGCGAAACGTTCGGACGCTGCATCGACGGAGAGCCGACCGGCCTCGCCGATGCCCAGCCCGTCCACCCGCACCGCCCGGGAGTCGGCGTTCAGCCGCTCCCCGTCGCAGGCGGGGCAGGGGGCCGACGAACGGTGGCGGGCGGTCTTCGCCTCCGGGTCGGCGAGGCCGACGCCGCCGCAGGCCGGGCAGGCGCCGCGGGGGGAATGAAAGCTGAACGACTGCGGCGTGAGCGGCCGCCGCTCCCCGCCGGTCGCCGGGTCGATCAGGCGGGTGCGGAAGCGTTCGGTCCGCCAGCCGCCGGGAGCGTCCGCGTCGGCGATCCGCA
Coding sequences within:
- the asnB gene encoding asparagine synthase (glutamine-hydrolyzing) — encoded protein: MCGFVGAIWEAGATPVSEGELRAMTDALAHRGPDDADVWLGATPSGGGVALGHRRLSILDPTPCGRQPMVDPATGCRVAFNGEIYNYRELADRFADGRPYDTGTDTEVLLRAFSEVEYDCVGHFRGMFAFAAYDPRHGTLLLARDRLGQKPLFLRREPGRLLFASELKALLQVDGAPREVDPAAVDRFLALQYVPDPHCILTGYEKLPPGHRLIWRNGAVDSQAYWRPPYAGNACVDGPFHTPLSGVTAPEDWLEHTRQRVEEAVRLRLRSDVPLGAFLSGGVDSTVICAVAQKLLREAGAGPLKTFSIGFAEKRYDESDFARTAADTLGTDHHEFRVTPDAVAALPRLAWHFDEPFGDSSAIPTLALSEHTREHVTVALSGDGGDELFCGYERYDAVRLAARLDRLGPLKALVAAPLWQRLPAGVEQKGVMRRAKRFAAELAKSPQERYLRWIGIFDRETRDELYTPEFRARIDQDAAGDLRDAFAACGCDDGTVDGEVRAATCVDLLTYLPGDILVKVDRASMAVGLEARSPLLDHRVAELAAEMPQSVKVRGGRAKWPLKAAAWSDDFAKLPQGFLDRKKTGFGVPLGPWFRGELRPLLDRALLSDRALARGWFRPEAVRRLIEDHAAGRWDHSARLWCLLMLELWCRTWLDPATAPTAAPSTLDELL
- a CDS encoding GlsB/YeaQ/YmgE family stress response membrane protein, which gives rise to MDFEQFRGVFSAAAHEFLLWVGFGTIVGLCAKAVMPGRDPGGAIATTLMGIAGSVIGCGVLIFILEQMGRRHGPITPISPVGFGAGIAGAFTLLLFYRLFSGRLLTESEDGDEFMHDQDRRRRRRKLTA
- a CDS encoding ComEC/Rec2 family competence protein; translated protein: MPLLAPVPAEPGAPADRGADRAEPRRPAVAIAAALAAGVCLDRGLAPLIALPLAVGAAAALLGLAAPAVRRAALLVALVAVGAAAHHVQWRAVAATDVSRRVGDDVILARLTGVLMADPREYEDPNRPSWEDARRSVAEVRCERLDGEDGPVACSGRIRLYAAGSLGDLGAGDRIRALGWLGPVQGPSNPGEWDRRAALRREGIRCEMSADAGTVERLAEGWNLSAPLDWLRGRCARRIDRLMPERAAAAAKALLLGDRTDLTRDDRRRFMASGAMHLLAISGLHVGLLAAFAAGLCRLAGFGAGPTAVLCVAAVVGFALLAEFRPPVLRAVLFVMLAATAWAARRTLDLFNTLCAAAAVVLLVTPASLFEPGTQLSFVAVAGLEWGRRVFAARPPWWPAGRLQWGERLWDGYRLTAGIAVWTAPLVAANFGLVSVVGYALNILLLPAFGALLGLGFVTLGLLIVVPPLATWPGVAFGVGLTALLWIVDAAAALPGGHFAVPPPPPWWLAGWYAGLLGSLLLPIRRIRTAAGRGALLAAGTLWAIALSAAPGDLPEGALRVTALDVGHGSATLIELPDGRTLLYDCGSLSGGERAADAVAAGLRARGRTRLDEIVISHADMDHFNGLPELLTGAAWGGVRIGGLSVGPHFLASGQEDARAALEAADALPLARLARGLTRTAGGATLTVLHPGATLDPEASDNDRSVVILIEYADRRLLLTGDLEGEPQRELVERFVQRYGAGVDLLLAPHHGGRRANPATLAEALQPRIVVASGAQHADPVFLRSVYPRSTLFLTSESGAVTVTVTPEGTLEATPFLPTDPAARPPR
- a CDS encoding tetratricopeptide repeat protein, whose translation is MSAPPATDLSAVARAHAAAGQREEAADAYEQAAAAAPMDVELHMAAGGAVFAAGRLDRAIELFEKVTRLTPAHARALVNIGAIHNRTGDHKQAERVLQKAISLDHNIAEGFYNLGIARRKLNRNKLAAEAYREAVRLDPAFAEAHQNLGNTLLDLGRARAAADAFREALRIRPDFPKASAGLRRAEAEAEKKQASLTSLDRFALPPAPGGPTMKTAVRQRRYPVLSANHRMKDRAQLGHLTVAVEASAAGWAEILKGDLPAALGKLEHAIAGSTGTTLVDAFDTFERAVERADGAAAAYRIEAVRTRAHEELIRAPKLPDLDPAEAGHEGAAEPPSSASSPAIITGAASPPGPSGETASPPASPPASP
- a CDS encoding excinuclease ABC subunit UvrA, with amino-acid sequence MNEPPPIRVVGARVHNLKNVSAEIPAGTLTVLSGVSGSGKSSLAFDTVHAEGQRRFLATASPKARAAIAKLDRPDVDAVENLPPVIAVGQSDPTAGPRTTLATLVGLHDLFRLLWAGAGVPHDPDTGDRLERHTVRQIVDRAFALPERTKLMILAPAGEATGDAADRSLYDAALKEGFVRCEVGDESFETAELAAGDASPTGPVHVVIDRAIVKPGAEDRVRESVDLAAARTGGAVALRIADADAPGGWRTERFRTRLIDPATGGERRPLTPQSFSFHSPRGACPACGGVGLADPEAKTARHRSSAPCPACDGERLNADSRAVRVDGLGIGEAGRLSVDAASERFAELAERVEAGDASLSAGGAGVAERLLPDVRSLLDGLRRVGLGYLGLDRRADTLSGGEYRRARLAGAVGERTTGACFVLDEPTVGLHPADADRLWDVLTDLRDAGNTVLLVEHDPDLIRRADRLIDLGPGAGADGGTVCDAGPPAEVVARGMSPTARALSAETLTPTKESGADADSWLTLTDARLNSLWGVTLRVPHGRLTAVTGVSGSGKSSLIAGLLAPAVRAALSPTASPPPTAFYGVLSGLEPIGRLAEVDQSRLGGSSRSCPATASGVWTEIRKLLARTRDARRLGFSASRFSPANRAGQCPDCRGRGFRTLKMDFLPASITVCPTCRGARFNPQTLAVRWKGRTAADLLALRAGEAAPLFTDVTPIARVLNTFVEVGLSYLPLGQPADTLSGGESQRVRLAAALADPGATPTLFLLDEPTAGLHPLDVAPLTDLLARLVERGHTVLCVEHDLDLIVRCDHVVELGPGAGPAGGDLVAEGSPREIAQRETPTGRALARRFAAAGR